The DNA segment gaccacaaggttaatattggcaaaagatagggaccttaaaatgtattttcaaaataggaggactaaacagtgtgttaggtaaaaactaggggactaataaattgtttatcctTAAAAGTACAACTTCTTCTACCTTTTTGGTGTTCTTTACCTGATTTATGCATTAATCTTCtaaaaagttataaaatttATCAACTTTTATAAGCATTTCAGACATCAATTTCCAATTTCAGTTTGATTTGCAGACTTCAATTAGTCTGATCAAATTGATTGACCAGATTCACATAAACGGAAAAAAAACTATATGCATCCAAATAAACGGGCTCAACTTATTCAAAGTGACTTATTAGTTTTAgagataaaaatattatatacgATGCGAAAGTGACACATAATCTTAATTTTTGGGTTTAGAATATTAaaaaatgtgtcattttttgGTTAACGCAAAATTGATAacagtttttttattatgttagGATTGACTGACTAACTCGAAAATGACACAAATATTTAAAATCATTACtcaaaatttttatatttttacgtttttttttatttttgtttaatttttaattagatttagttaaatgggttaaatgggtCAATCCATgtaacccatttaataaatgggttgggtTGGTCAACCTATTTATTAAATAGGTTGGATCAATCTTTTTAGCCATTTTGACACCTCGAGATATATACTTAGGAttatttagcaaaatatgattttatagtacgttgtttttttcttttgaaatttaaatctaggtGAATTTCATATCTAACTAGTACGTTCAAAAATTGTGATGTACcattgtcaaattgtaacaaaaaaaatttttttgtAAAGAATGGTTGTAATTGCTTCTTTTCTTGTGGCTGGTTCCAAAAATACTGAATTATCCTCAACTTCaccactctataaattaataattattaatttattgattaattaatatctctataaattaatagaATTTCATGGTccaattaatttatagaggttacTAGTATTTATACGAATACATAGACAAATGGAAAAAGTTTGTCTAGGGAGGAATTAATAGTTTAGATACATCAAACCAAGACTCAATTAAAAAGAGTGCAGGAAATTGATTGAAGTGATAATAAGATACATAAAACATAAAGTTGAATACAACATTCTCATCGGCTCATACCACCGGCAACGGTGGGAGGAGCAGTGATTCCCCGGCTTTGCCTATCCATATTTGCCTGCCAACCTTCACCAGATATTAAAACAcccattaataattaaaaatgggACTAAGTAGAGGAAATTAATGAATAAAACATAGTATATTAGTAATGAATTAATTACCAATTCCCATATCAAAACCACGGTTCTTGAGTTCTCTATATTCTTGACAAAGAGCACATTGCTCACAAAAGAAGTGAACTAAGCAATCAACACAAGGTGCCTCTTCCAAGTCATATTGTCCTCTCAATCTTGACCTATAAAAGCATGAATACAAGCATGATAACCCTGCTGTGAATCCTAGCAGTAATCCATACACTGCACCACTTTGTGCACAAGCTGCAACATCAACAATGAAATGTCTAAatcataattattttattaatctgAAAATTATTCAAACTTTAAGCAAAATAACCAAATAGGATAAATATGTGTCATGTCTCATAAATTTAGCGAAAGACAACCTCAAAAAGTATCTCAAACGAATAAAATTGCCTCACGTATGTAAGGAGTTGTACGGTTATCTAATTAAGCAAAACAGAATATCTAACACCTTTCACGTTCGGAACTATATGAAGACCTGTTTGGTAAGGAGCTTTTTGggataaaattagaggttttgacCAGATGTTAGAAAGAGCTTATTGGGTCAAAAAGCcaattttatgagttttttcaattagcttactGTCTCATCTCTTTGGAATGACATTTTTACCCTAATTACTACTCTTTAATTCCAAATATGGAATTTATCATGTCCTTATatatcattttacacaaacagctattagCAATCAACTAAGTTTTACCAATCAACTATACacaatcagctaacagctaacaactaTTTAACAAATAGACGGAAGCGTAGATATCTTAAATTTGAACCTAACAAACTCTAAAAAGCATCTTTAGAGGGAAAGATTCACTATTTACTTACATATTGAGCCTTTATTGACAATCTCAGCGATTTGTCCGAAGGTAACGCAGGGACAGAAGCAGGTGACTAAGCAGTTTGCAGGGTCGTCGCAGCAGTGGCAAAGGCCGGTGGACCACCGTGTTGAGGCGGAGGAGGGATGGGTGTTGATGTTCATGGGAATGGGATAAGGATACCCATTTGAATATTTTGTATGATCTTGATAGTGCATTTCTCTCAGGCACGTTACTTGTGGTGGAATTATGTGAAGGGAGGTTGTAATAACGATATAAAATAGAATTCTACTTAAAGTTTTAAGATTGCTTAGCTTAGCTTAGTTTGATTCTCCTCGATTTTGGTTTACAAGATTGACCTGCCGGAAATCTCAAGTTTTTCCATAAATATTATAAACTATACTAACACTATTGATATGAGTGCAATTAGAGTTTTGAATCAAAATTTTAAGTACTGGTATTTGTTGAAAAGCTATTTAGGATAGCCTATTAGGTTGAAACCACCAAGTTagaaaaatttagttttaatagCTTTTCAATTTCAGAATTTCAGAATTgcaatatttatattatttttatatctaataatattatctttaaTTGCCTATTAAATAACATGAgagaataatttattattattattatcattattattttcgtttcaaaattttaacaaattgaaattaattgaaTTGAGTTATACCAAAAATAAAGTATTCAAACATTCCTGAGATATTTAATTCGGGTAGCTTGCATCAATTCAACAATATTTTATAGTCTTCATTTTgccaaattttaaatattattttattcaactgaatattttacTTTCCATCATTCAATAGTGAAAACACACGAGGTAATACTTACTTTGttcaaaacaaagtaagcataacctCTACCTAAACAGATACTTATattaaaaagttattttttcttttaattttatgtattaataAAGATCTAACCTATAACATGCCACTACAACAAAATAGGATTTTAAACGCATTTTTATACCTGCCTCTTTGCAAACCATTAAATTCTATTAAAAAGAGCCCATTAGGGCGTCCCATTGATTTTGAAAATCGAAAATATCGTCTTCCATCTCGTTCACTTCCTGGTTTCAGTAGATCTATTTCTCATCTTTTTAACTTTTGCTGCAATTCTTTTCTATCGGTCTTATACTATATCTTAACCACACTCTTTTATAGAGTCTCTCTTGCATTTTCAATAATGAAGTTTCTACAGTTTTCAGGGTCACTGATGATGCGTTTAACGCTATATGATGAATTATCTAGACTTTTTCTCTTTTACCTATTCTCCCATGATGACCACACCGTGTCTTTGGCTCGATCCCGATGATGGTCTAGTGCTTGTGATTATTATTACAAGTGATAGGATTGTTAATCCGTTTTTTTATCCCTTGTGGAACTCTAATAGATATATACAAAAATGAATTATAGACAtttaggccttgtttgataaataaaaaaactacttaattgaataagttgaacacttatttattttaaatttgctTGATAACTGTAATTCTTTCACTATTCAAGAATTATTCagttaagttaaaaatcacttattttactaagttaaaatatttaacttaaaattttaagatgAACATTATCTACtaaattttttgttttcagtacttgttttttatatttattaaacaattatatcatttaatactttcagCATTTAAAATGTTCAACACTTATTTTTTTagcacttaatttttaattgtatCAAATAACACCTTAGTTAAATTTTAGAGTAAGTTACATATAATCATAATTAAACTAACTATTTACAATATCCAatcttctaaaaaaaaaattcttaaaatgttaagtatataaaaattaaaagtggtTTTAACATTAAATGAAaactgcttttttttttaacccaACAA comes from the Euphorbia lathyris chromosome 5, ddEupLath1.1, whole genome shotgun sequence genome and includes:
- the LOC136230762 gene encoding cell number regulator 1-like codes for the protein MHYQDHTKYSNGYPYPIPMNINTHPSSASTRWSTGLCHCCDDPANCLVTCFCPCVTFGQIAEIVNKGSISCAQSGAVYGLLLGFTAGLSCLYSCFYRSRLRGQYDLEEAPCVDCLVHFFCEQCALCQEYRELKNRGFDMGIGWQANMDRQSRGITAPPTVAGGMSR